Proteins encoded together in one Halomarina salina window:
- a CDS encoding S9 family peptidase yields the protein MSAEYPLEELASLPTFYHPTVSPDGSRIAFYYDESGRNELYVQDLATGEREQVSSGEVPRQARHGIAWDADGDGVLFHVDDDGDEQNDVHRFDLDSRENEAVVTNDGQSHFMDVSDDGRWLFYTSTAEGQMNVHRYDRESGTDERLTDYDRPVFTVELSPDGSRIAYATNESDDLDNRDVYLADADGSNARNLHVGEDGAEAVPVDWCDESSLLVFDNSPDLGRSGVYDLDTDSVEWFASEYEEQPVASLAEDTAGDFLAIRHREAAVVPVVYEDGEARELDAPLGVASFPGEESLVGDGTVLLSQTTPDTRTELLRYDLADDSYETLVDAEYGDIDPDAFADCEYVTYDSEDGLEIGALHYDARDGPAVPEDATDVPAIVMVHGGPHAASLRQFTAYAQFLVSRGYTVFQPNYRGSIGRGREFKNAVHGDWGGMEQVDIREGAAWLRQQEYVDDDRIAVYGGSYGGYSAYCQLTMHPETWTTGVAWVGITDLQALYEESMPHFKTTLEQQLGDPEENAAFYRERSPITHVEEMTAPILMVHGVNDPRCPVSQARIFRDALEERGWESPEDFRYEELGEEGHGSSDIDQKIRAYRIMAEYLEERMPARAMGEADD from the coding sequence ATGTCAGCGGAGTACCCGCTCGAAGAGCTGGCCAGCCTCCCGACGTTCTACCACCCGACCGTCTCTCCGGACGGGTCGCGTATCGCGTTCTACTACGACGAGAGCGGTCGGAACGAACTGTACGTGCAGGACCTCGCGACGGGCGAGCGCGAGCAGGTGTCCTCGGGCGAAGTCCCCCGGCAGGCACGCCACGGTATCGCGTGGGACGCCGACGGCGATGGCGTCCTCTTCCACGTGGACGACGACGGCGACGAGCAGAACGACGTCCACCGGTTCGACCTCGACTCGCGAGAGAACGAGGCCGTCGTGACGAACGACGGACAGAGCCACTTCATGGACGTGAGCGACGACGGTCGCTGGCTGTTCTACACCTCGACCGCCGAGGGACAGATGAACGTCCACCGCTACGACCGCGAGTCGGGGACCGACGAGCGCCTCACCGACTACGACCGCCCGGTGTTCACGGTCGAACTCTCGCCCGACGGGTCGCGCATCGCCTACGCGACCAACGAGTCCGACGACCTGGACAACCGGGACGTCTATCTCGCGGACGCCGACGGGTCGAACGCCCGGAACCTCCACGTCGGCGAGGACGGCGCGGAGGCGGTCCCCGTCGACTGGTGCGACGAGAGCTCGCTGCTCGTCTTCGACAACTCGCCGGACCTCGGTCGGAGCGGCGTCTACGACCTCGACACGGACAGCGTCGAGTGGTTCGCGAGCGAGTACGAGGAGCAACCGGTCGCCTCGCTCGCCGAGGACACCGCTGGCGACTTCCTCGCAATCCGTCACCGCGAGGCCGCCGTCGTGCCCGTGGTCTACGAGGACGGCGAGGCCAGAGAACTCGACGCGCCGCTGGGCGTCGCCTCGTTCCCCGGCGAGGAGTCGCTCGTCGGCGACGGGACGGTCCTCCTGAGTCAGACGACGCCGGACACGCGTACCGAACTGCTTCGCTACGACCTCGCCGACGACAGCTACGAGACGCTCGTCGACGCGGAGTACGGCGACATCGACCCCGACGCGTTCGCCGACTGCGAGTACGTCACCTACGATTCCGAGGACGGTCTGGAGATCGGCGCGCTCCACTACGATGCCCGCGACGGCCCCGCCGTCCCCGAGGACGCGACGGACGTGCCCGCCATCGTGATGGTCCACGGCGGACCGCACGCCGCGTCGCTCCGGCAGTTCACCGCCTACGCGCAGTTCCTCGTCTCGCGGGGCTACACCGTCTTCCAGCCGAACTACCGCGGCTCCATCGGCCGCGGCCGCGAGTTCAAGAACGCCGTCCACGGCGACTGGGGCGGGATGGAGCAGGTCGACATCCGCGAGGGGGCGGCGTGGCTCCGCCAGCAGGAGTACGTCGACGACGACCGCATCGCCGTCTACGGCGGCTCCTACGGCGGCTACTCGGCGTACTGTCAGTTAACGATGCACCCCGAGACGTGGACGACGGGCGTCGCCTGGGTCGGCATCACCGACCTCCAGGCGCTGTACGAGGAGTCGATGCCCCACTTCAAGACGACGCTCGAACAGCAACTGGGCGACCCCGAGGAGAACGCGGCGTTCTACCGCGAGCGCTCGCCCATCACCCACGTCGAGGAGATGACCGCGCCCATCCTGATGGTCCACGGCGTCAACGACCCGCGCTGTCCGGTGAGCCAGGCCCGCATCTTCCGCGACGCCCTCGAAGAGCGAGGCTGGGAGTCCCCCGAAGACTTCCGGTACGAGGAACTGGGCGAGGAGGGCCACGGCTCCTCGGACATCGACCAGAAGATTCGCGCGTATCGCATCATGGCGGAGTACCTCGAGGAGCGGATGCCGGCGAGGGCGATGGGCGAAGCGGACGACTGA
- a CDS encoding FAD synthase, giving the protein MTSTDGDDTQRVVAQGTFDILHPGHVHYLQEAAELGELHVIVARRENVTHKPKPIVPDEQRRRLVASLDPVDEAHLGDREDIFVPIERIQPNVIVLGHDQDHDEDAIADALAERGIDCEVMRASALEGNEALYSTGDIIDRICDERC; this is encoded by the coding sequence ATGACGAGCACAGACGGGGACGACACCCAGCGGGTCGTCGCGCAGGGCACCTTCGACATCCTCCACCCCGGCCACGTCCACTACCTCCAAGAGGCCGCCGAACTGGGCGAACTCCACGTCATCGTCGCTCGGCGAGAGAACGTCACGCACAAGCCCAAACCCATCGTCCCCGACGAGCAGCGCCGACGGCTGGTGGCGTCGCTCGACCCGGTCGACGAGGCTCACCTCGGTGACCGCGAGGACATCTTCGTCCCCATCGAGCGCATCCAGCCGAACGTCATCGTCCTCGGTCACGACCAGGACCACGACGAGGACGCCATCGCGGATGCGCTCGCCGAGCGTGGCATCGACTGCGAGGTCATGCGAGCGTCGGCGCTGGAGGGCAACGAGGCGCTCTACTCGACCGGCGACATCATCGACCGCATCTGCGACGAGCGCTGCTGA
- a CDS encoding Mov34/MPN/PAD-1 family protein → MRLFRSSGVIGIAESTLDFALEASAQTHPNEYMGLLRGEDARSLGLDEDGTVITDVLVIPGTTSNPVSATVKTNMIPNDMRAQGSIHSHPNGVLRPSDADLATFGKGTVHIIIGAPYGPDDWEAFDQEGEVRDLRVLDIDIPDAEDRFFDFTQDDIDAELDYDLYDDAEGDERADRGGER, encoded by the coding sequence ATGCGGCTGTTCCGGTCGAGCGGCGTCATCGGAATCGCGGAGTCGACGCTGGACTTCGCGCTGGAGGCGTCCGCGCAGACCCACCCCAACGAGTACATGGGGCTGTTGCGCGGGGAGGACGCCCGCTCGCTCGGTCTCGACGAGGACGGGACGGTCATCACCGACGTCCTGGTCATCCCCGGGACGACGTCCAACCCGGTCAGCGCGACCGTCAAGACGAACATGATTCCCAACGACATGCGGGCGCAGGGCTCCATCCACTCCCACCCGAACGGCGTCCTCCGCCCAAGCGACGCCGACCTGGCGACGTTCGGGAAGGGGACCGTCCACATCATCATCGGCGCGCCGTACGGCCCCGACGACTGGGAGGCGTTCGACCAGGAGGGCGAGGTCCGCGACCTGCGCGTGCTGGACATCGACATCCCCGACGCCGAGGACCGCTTCTTCGACTTCACACAGGACGACATCGACGCCGAACTCGACTACGACCTCTACGACGACGCCGAGGGCGACGAACGCGCCGACCGCGGAGGGGAGCGATGA
- a CDS encoding DHH family phosphoesterase yields MAPTHAESSDVDGDSSPATTVYDLAPECTADAVTVDANYHATVNGVVPYGVFVDLSDHVSGLVHESVLDGEYDVGDAFIVHLDEVRENGDLSFSEVQPTDYTTEAVGPDNEATVDELDDRVGDTVRLTGGVVQIRQTAGPTIFHLRDATGIVPCAAFEEAGVRAYPEVEIGDLVEITGEIESRDGTLQIEAESVDAVTDESVAADLDEALDEAARPATPDPLVEWEAFEPIREDLESVAATLKRAVLDGRPIRMRHHADGDGMCAAVPLQYALARYVESIHVDPGETRHHLRRLPSKAPFYEMEDVTRDLNYALEDQERHGQKLPLLLMLDNGSTEEDTPAYRTLSEYDVPIVVLDHHHPDPEAVDPYLDEHVNPYIHDEDYRITTGMMCVELARMIDPDVTSEVRHVPAVAGLCDRSRAEVMDEYVELAAEEGYDEDDLDDVGEALDYAAFWLRYNDGSGLVNDVLNVDCDEDARHEELVQFLADHAEQDRDRQLDVTLPHTESEQLDNGANLYRVDVENHAHRFTYPAPGKTTGAIHDHMVREHDGDPVITIGFGPDFAVLRSDGVRLDIPEMVTQLTDEHPGAGVSGGGHLVVGSIKFVSGKREQVLDALVDKMSEAEIDEDLRSTLLRD; encoded by the coding sequence ATGGCACCTACGCACGCGGAGTCGTCCGACGTGGACGGCGATTCTTCCCCCGCGACGACCGTCTACGACCTCGCTCCCGAGTGTACCGCAGACGCCGTCACCGTCGACGCGAACTACCACGCCACGGTCAACGGCGTCGTCCCGTACGGCGTCTTCGTCGACCTGTCGGACCACGTCTCCGGACTGGTCCACGAGTCCGTCCTCGACGGTGAGTACGACGTCGGCGACGCGTTCATCGTCCACCTGGACGAGGTGCGCGAGAACGGGGACCTCAGTTTCAGCGAGGTTCAACCGACCGACTACACCACCGAGGCCGTCGGCCCCGACAACGAAGCGACCGTCGACGAACTCGACGACCGGGTCGGCGACACCGTCCGGCTGACCGGTGGCGTCGTCCAGATTCGCCAGACCGCCGGCCCCACCATCTTCCACCTCCGCGACGCGACCGGTATCGTGCCCTGCGCGGCGTTCGAGGAGGCGGGCGTCCGCGCCTACCCCGAGGTGGAGATCGGCGACCTGGTGGAGATCACCGGCGAGATCGAGTCACGCGACGGGACGCTCCAGATCGAAGCCGAGTCGGTCGACGCCGTCACCGACGAGTCGGTGGCCGCGGACCTCGACGAAGCGCTCGACGAGGCCGCACGGCCCGCGACGCCCGACCCACTCGTCGAGTGGGAGGCGTTCGAACCCATCCGCGAGGACCTCGAATCCGTCGCGGCCACGCTGAAGCGCGCGGTGCTCGACGGCCGACCCATCCGGATGCGCCACCACGCAGACGGCGACGGGATGTGCGCGGCCGTCCCGCTCCAGTACGCCCTCGCGCGCTACGTCGAGTCGATTCACGTCGACCCCGGCGAGACGCGCCACCACCTCCGACGGCTCCCCTCGAAGGCGCCGTTCTACGAGATGGAGGACGTCACGCGCGACCTGAACTACGCGCTGGAAGACCAGGAGCGCCACGGGCAGAAGCTGCCCCTCCTGCTCATGCTCGACAACGGCTCCACCGAGGAGGACACGCCCGCCTACCGGACGCTCTCGGAGTACGACGTCCCCATCGTCGTCCTCGACCACCACCACCCCGACCCCGAGGCGGTCGACCCGTACCTCGACGAACACGTCAACCCGTACATCCACGACGAGGACTACCGCATCACGACGGGCATGATGTGCGTCGAACTCGCGCGGATGATAGACCCCGACGTGACGAGCGAGGTCCGCCACGTTCCCGCCGTCGCCGGGCTCTGCGACCGCTCGCGCGCCGAGGTGATGGACGAGTACGTCGAACTCGCCGCGGAGGAGGGCTACGACGAGGACGACCTGGACGACGTCGGCGAGGCGCTCGACTACGCGGCGTTCTGGCTGCGCTACAACGACGGTAGCGGCCTCGTCAACGACGTGCTGAACGTCGACTGCGACGAGGACGCTCGCCACGAGGAACTCGTCCAGTTCCTCGCCGACCACGCCGAGCAGGACCGCGACCGCCAGCTCGACGTCACGCTCCCCCACACCGAGAGCGAGCAGCTCGACAACGGCGCGAACCTCTACCGCGTCGACGTCGAGAACCACGCCCACCGCTTCACCTACCCCGCACCCGGCAAGACGACCGGTGCGATCCACGACCACATGGTCCGCGAGCACGACGGCGACCCCGTCATCACCATCGGCTTCGGGCCGGACTTCGCCGTCCTCCGCAGCGACGGCGTGCGACTGGACATCCCGGAGATGGTCACGCAGCTCACCGACGAGCACCCCGGCGCGGGCGTCTCCGGCGGCGGCCACCTCGTCGTCGGCTCCATCAAGTTCGTCTCGGGCAAGCGCGAGCAGGTGCTCGACGCGCTCGTCGACAAGATGAGCGAGGCCGAGATCGACGAGGATCTGCGCTCGACGCTGCTGCGCGACTGA
- a CDS encoding phospholipase D-like domain-containing protein, with product MNRVVALLLVCCLTATVPPGAVALGASPGGQSAHHPSPTADRPAIVGLYPNPVADGDAGEFVVLSVPERANLSTVRVCDDEGCLRPERDASGRVVVTASPDRVRPLTNRPVVAADGDLSLANGGERLELSHGDESFSAVRYDDAPEAETYRRVSGRQSSGSGRWAWTPLGASDYAVTGIGPADVTAFTLPDAPEVVTDTLAGAEERLLLAGYTLTSSRVADELVAAHRRGVRVRVLVEGGPVGGIPRAEARLLDRLVRRGIPVRVVDGPYARYDYHHSKYAVVDDRAMVLTENWKPAGTGGHSSRGWGAVVGERRVADRLAATFDEDFAWRAARNWTAFRDGRSFQSATPANGTFPSRFAPASLTVDRVRLLVAPDNAESGVRSLLGNATDSVDVIQMGLGGPDGPFVRELLATARRGVEVRVLLSGAWYVREENRALADRLNALAERDDLPLTVRLADSNGAFEKVHAKGAVVDGEHVVVGSLNWNPHAARENREVAFVLSGDSVADHYAAVFAADWRGDGGAAGGERVPVGALAALVVGVLVALAVARRFEFER from the coding sequence GTGAACAGGGTCGTCGCGCTCCTGCTCGTCTGCTGTCTCACAGCGACGGTGCCCCCCGGCGCTGTCGCTCTCGGTGCCTCCCCGGGAGGCCAGTCGGCGCACCACCCATCGCCGACCGCCGACCGGCCCGCCATCGTCGGTCTCTACCCGAACCCCGTCGCGGACGGTGACGCAGGCGAGTTCGTCGTGCTCTCCGTCCCCGAGCGAGCGAACCTCTCGACGGTCCGCGTCTGCGACGACGAGGGCTGCCTCCGTCCCGAACGGGACGCGAGTGGTCGGGTCGTGGTGACCGCCTCCCCGGACCGGGTTCGTCCGCTCACGAACCGGCCGGTCGTCGCCGCGGACGGCGACCTCTCGCTCGCCAACGGTGGCGAACGTCTCGAACTCAGCCACGGTGACGAGTCGTTCTCGGCAGTGCGGTACGACGACGCCCCCGAAGCGGAGACGTACCGACGTGTGAGCGGTCGGCAGTCGTCAGGTTCCGGTCGGTGGGCCTGGACGCCGCTCGGTGCGAGCGACTACGCCGTCACCGGGATTGGACCGGCCGACGTGACCGCGTTCACGCTCCCCGACGCACCCGAGGTCGTGACCGACACGTTAGCCGGTGCGGAGGAGCGACTCCTGCTGGCTGGCTACACGCTGACGTCGTCTCGCGTCGCGGACGAACTGGTCGCCGCCCATCGCCGGGGCGTTCGAGTTCGGGTGCTGGTCGAGGGCGGTCCCGTCGGCGGTATCCCACGGGCCGAAGCGCGACTGCTCGACCGACTGGTCCGGCGCGGGATTCCGGTCCGTGTCGTCGACGGCCCGTACGCACGGTACGACTACCACCACTCGAAGTACGCCGTCGTCGACGACAGGGCGATGGTGCTGACGGAGAACTGGAAACCGGCCGGAACGGGCGGCCACTCCTCGCGCGGGTGGGGCGCGGTGGTCGGCGAACGACGCGTCGCCGACCGACTCGCCGCGACGTTCGATGAGGACTTCGCGTGGCGCGCGGCCCGGAACTGGACCGCGTTCCGGGACGGCCGTTCCTTTCAGTCGGCGACACCGGCCAACGGCACGTTCCCTAGTCGGTTCGCGCCCGCGTCGCTCACCGTCGACCGCGTCCGGTTGCTCGTCGCTCCCGACAACGCCGAGTCGGGCGTCCGCTCGCTGCTGGGGAACGCCACCGACTCGGTCGACGTGATACAGATGGGACTCGGCGGTCCCGACGGCCCGTTCGTCCGGGAACTACTGGCGACGGCCCGGCGCGGCGTCGAGGTCCGGGTCCTCCTCTCGGGTGCGTGGTACGTCCGCGAGGAGAACCGGGCGCTCGCCGACCGCCTGAACGCGCTGGCCGAGCGCGATGACCTCCCGCTGACGGTTCGCCTCGCGGACTCGAACGGCGCGTTCGAGAAGGTCCACGCGAAGGGCGCGGTGGTCGACGGGGAACACGTCGTCGTCGGGAGCCTCAACTGGAACCCCCACGCCGCCCGGGAGAACCGGGAGGTCGCGTTCGTCCTCTCGGGGGACTCGGTGGCTGACCACTACGCGGCGGTGTTCGCGGCCGACTGGCGCGGCGACGGTGGCGCTGCCGGGGGTGAGCGCGTCCCGGTCGGTGCGCTGGCGGCGCTCGTCGTCGGGGTGCTGGTCGCGCTGGCCGTCGCTCGGCGATTCGAGTTCGAGCGGTAG